In Ensifer canadensis, a genomic segment contains:
- the aac(6') gene encoding aminoglycoside 6'-N-acetyltransferase: MRVLLMDGEMVGRWLEMRLALWSDTPAAVHRDEIDSSLAAAERQAAFLCEDDAGVAVGFAEVSLRTDYVNGCETSPVAFLEGIYVLPGYRRHVVARALITAAERWAISRGCRELASDTDIDNLESHGLHMALGFEETERVVYFRKELSVAADN, translated from the coding sequence ATGCGTGTGTTGCTAATGGACGGGGAGATGGTCGGCCGCTGGCTGGAGATGCGGCTTGCGCTCTGGTCCGACACGCCGGCCGCCGTGCACCGCGACGAGATCGATAGCAGTCTGGCTGCAGCCGAGCGACAGGCCGCGTTTCTTTGCGAGGACGATGCCGGTGTCGCGGTAGGCTTCGCCGAAGTGTCGCTACGCACCGACTACGTCAACGGCTGCGAGACATCGCCTGTTGCCTTCCTCGAAGGCATCTATGTGCTTCCGGGCTATCGCCGCCATGTCGTTGCGCGGGCGCTGATTACCGCGGCGGAACGCTGGGCGATCAGTCGCGGCTGCCGCGAGCTTGCATCCGACACCGATATCGACAATCTGGAAAGCCATGGCCTGCATATGGCGCTCGGCTTCGAGGAAACCGAACGCGTCGTCTATTTCCGCAAAGAGCTGTCGGTCGCCGCGGATAACTGA